A window of Sphingobacterium sp. lm-10 contains these coding sequences:
- a CDS encoding glycogen/starch synthase, protein MAKTKILFVTHEMSPFLEISKISEITRQLPQAMQERGFEIRILMPRFGSINERRNRLHEVIRLSGMNIVVDGNDNPLIIKVASLPAARMQVYFLDNEDYFQRKKIFRDEHGKFFGDNNERALFFGKGAIETVKKLGWSPDVIHCHGWFSAMIPAYIKNVYNQDPAFKDTKIIYSLYEEDFTAGDTLTAKLGEMAGQSDLSAEDAARYGDGSHSDLYKGALAFTDVVINAGLPADHEILQHVQEQGIRLHATQGDEDYEAFASLYDEFVGEEVIA, encoded by the coding sequence ATGGCAAAAACGAAAATATTGTTTGTAACCCATGAAATGTCGCCTTTCCTCGAAATAAGCAAAATTTCTGAAATCACACGTCAATTACCCCAAGCAATGCAAGAACGCGGGTTCGAAATCCGTATTCTGATGCCGCGTTTTGGAAGTATTAACGAGCGCAGAAATCGGCTTCACGAGGTTATTCGCCTATCAGGTATGAACATCGTAGTGGATGGGAATGATAATCCCTTGATTATTAAAGTGGCATCTTTGCCAGCTGCACGCATGCAGGTGTATTTTCTGGATAATGAAGATTACTTTCAGCGGAAGAAGATTTTCCGTGATGAGCATGGCAAATTTTTTGGAGATAATAACGAGCGCGCCCTGTTTTTTGGAAAAGGTGCGATTGAGACAGTTAAGAAATTAGGCTGGTCTCCAGATGTCATTCACTGTCATGGCTGGTTTTCTGCTATGATTCCTGCTTACATCAAGAATGTGTACAATCAGGATCCGGCATTCAAAGACACAAAAATTATCTACTCACTATATGAGGAAGATTTTACGGCTGGAGATACCTTGACTGCGAAGTTAGGAGAAATGGCTGGACAATCTGATCTATCTGCAGAAGATGCTGCTCGTTATGGTGATGGATCGCACAGCGATCTATACAAAGGAGCGCTTGCGTTTACAGATGTCGTGATCAATGCAGGTCTGCCTGCAGACCATGAAATACTTCAGCATGTGCAGGAGCAAGGTATTCGATTACATGCTACACAAGGAGATGAAGATTATGAAGCATTCGCGTCCCTCTACGATGAGTTTGTAGGGGAAGAAGTAATTGCTTAA
- a CDS encoding histone H1, producing MKNFNQLKDLLTSIEGDADKFFNNGNAAAGTRVRKGLQEIKTLAQEIRNEITAAKNDSKK from the coding sequence ATGAAAAATTTCAATCAACTAAAAGACCTTCTTACTTCAATCGAAGGTGACGCTGACAAGTTCTTCAACAATGGCAATGCTGCTGCTGGAACACGTGTACGTAAAGGACTACAAGAAATCAAAACTTTGGCTCAGGAAATTCGTAACGAAATCACTGCTGCTAAAAATGATTCAAAGAAATAA
- a CDS encoding S46 family peptidase, with protein MKRITFILLLSVVSLAAWADEGMWFLMHLKRLNEADMQKKGLQLTAEEIYSINNSSIKDAIVQFNGGCTAEIVSGSGLVLTNHHCGYGAIAELSTPEKDYLTNGFWAQNFQEELKPKSLYVRFFIRMDDVSKRILGLVNNSMSEKEREQIINKEIAKIEQENSEGGKYVVSVRPFYNGNEYYYFVYQDYTDVRLVGTPPSSIGKFGGDTDNWEWPRHTGDFSVFRVYGDQDGNPAAYATENVPLKPKYSLPISIKGIQEGDFSMILGYPGRTNRWMNAAGIDQNVKYAYPAWVEASKVGMDAMKKHMDQHQEVKLNYASTYSGVANYWKNRQGMIDALTKHRTAATKRKQEKRFAKWANKRENRDVYGQVLPTINAYYTATNAKARHDNYLTGLLRSASLAAVPSTLGNGLIQYSRENEAKRQEMRPRLEAFINNNYEKMYLPLEKDVLASELNLYTAKAGDVAPYLATMASQNQGNFAADIDAAVEKSLFQSADRLIAFLNNPDATTVENDPLFKLSNALMQQYRETSPELETKKDAFQTAQRLYVKGTLEMDPQGKYYPDANSTLRLTYGTIRALPKDSRNDAKVNNYTTLTGTIAKYVPGDEEFDLPKELIELEKNKDYGRYADQAGYMPVNFLSDQDITGGNSGSPVLNARGELIGIAFDGNIEAMAGDVIFDPKLQRTISVDIRYVLFIIDKFAGAKNIINELTIVD; from the coding sequence ATGAAGAGAATAACGTTTATCTTACTGCTATCCGTAGTAAGCCTTGCTGCCTGGGCAGACGAAGGAATGTGGTTTTTGATGCACCTTAAAAGGCTTAACGAAGCCGATATGCAAAAAAAAGGACTACAACTGACAGCAGAAGAAATTTACAGCATCAACAATTCCAGTATTAAGGATGCCATTGTACAATTCAATGGTGGCTGTACTGCTGAGATTGTATCTGGCAGCGGACTGGTACTCACCAACCACCATTGTGGTTATGGCGCTATTGCGGAGCTGTCTACTCCAGAAAAAGATTATCTGACAAATGGATTTTGGGCACAAAACTTTCAGGAGGAGCTTAAGCCTAAATCGCTTTATGTCCGCTTCTTTATCCGTATGGATGATGTTTCTAAACGCATCCTTGGTTTGGTGAACAATAGCATGAGCGAAAAAGAACGTGAGCAGATCATCAACAAAGAAATCGCCAAGATCGAACAGGAGAATAGCGAAGGTGGTAAATATGTGGTATCGGTACGCCCATTTTATAACGGCAACGAATATTACTATTTCGTTTATCAGGATTATACCGATGTACGTCTGGTAGGTACGCCACCAAGTAGCATCGGAAAATTTGGTGGAGATACCGATAACTGGGAATGGCCGCGTCATACGGGAGATTTCTCCGTATTCCGTGTTTATGGAGATCAGGATGGTAATCCAGCAGCGTATGCTACAGAAAATGTGCCCTTAAAACCAAAATATTCATTACCCATCAGTATCAAGGGAATCCAAGAAGGTGACTTCTCTATGATTTTAGGATATCCAGGGCGCACCAATAGATGGATGAATGCCGCTGGGATCGATCAAAATGTAAAATATGCCTACCCTGCCTGGGTGGAAGCGTCTAAGGTAGGTATGGATGCGATGAAAAAACACATGGATCAGCATCAGGAGGTAAAGCTTAATTATGCGTCTACCTATTCTGGCGTGGCCAACTATTGGAAAAACCGTCAAGGTATGATCGATGCGTTGACCAAACATCGCACCGCAGCGACCAAACGCAAACAAGAAAAGCGCTTTGCCAAGTGGGCCAACAAAAGAGAAAACCGGGATGTGTATGGTCAAGTATTGCCAACCATCAATGCCTATTATACCGCTACCAATGCAAAAGCGCGGCACGATAACTACCTGACAGGTTTGTTACGTTCTGCATCTTTGGCAGCTGTCCCATCTACATTAGGTAATGGGCTAATCCAATATAGTCGCGAGAATGAGGCCAAACGCCAGGAAATGCGCCCTCGCTTGGAAGCTTTCATTAATAACAATTACGAAAAGATGTATTTGCCTCTGGAAAAGGATGTATTGGCGAGTGAGCTGAACCTTTACACGGCGAAAGCAGGCGATGTAGCGCCTTATCTGGCAACAATGGCCAGCCAGAATCAAGGAAATTTTGCCGCAGATATCGATGCAGCGGTAGAAAAAAGTCTTTTCCAATCAGCTGATCGTTTAATTGCTTTCTTGAATAATCCAGATGCCACTACCGTAGAAAATGACCCTTTATTCAAACTATCCAACGCGCTGATGCAGCAATATCGGGAAACATCACCAGAGCTTGAAACCAAGAAAGATGCTTTCCAAACTGCTCAACGCTTATACGTAAAAGGAACATTGGAGATGGATCCTCAAGGAAAATATTATCCGGATGCAAACTCTACCTTACGCTTAACATATGGTACTATCAGAGCGCTCCCGAAAGATAGCCGCAATGATGCAAAAGTAAACAACTACACCACATTGACAGGCACAATAGCGAAGTATGTTCCTGGTGATGAGGAGTTTGACCTTCCAAAAGAATTGATCGAGTTGGAGAAAAACAAAGACTACGGACGGTATGCTGACCAAGCTGGATACATGCCTGTTAACTTTCTAAGCGACCAGGATATCACGGGTGGAAACTCAGGATCACCTGTTTTAAACGCAAGAGGTGAATTAATTGGCATTGCATTTGACGGTAATATTGAAGCAATGGCTGGAGATGTAATTTTTGACCCAAAATTGCAACGTACAATATCGGTAGATATTCGTTATGTATTATTTATCATTGATAAGTTTGCAGGTGCGAAAAACATTATAAACGAACTAACAATCGTAGATTAA